CCTGCTACCGGCGCGAATATGACGCCGACGCGCGACTGCTCATCGTCGGCAAACAGGATCGTCGCCTCGCCGCCTACACGCGGCACCTGTTCAGTCACACGCAAGCGCTGGGCATCAGCTCGCACGTGCACTTCCTGGACAACATCGACGATGCGCGCCTGAAAGCCTGCTGGCTGGTGGCGGACGCCCTGCTGATGATGTCGGAGCACGAGGGATTCTGCGTGCCGCTGGTGGAAGCGATGGCGTTCGGCGTGCCGGTGGTGGCGCGCGCCACCAGCGCCATTCCCGACACGCTGGGCGATGCGGGACTGCTCTGGCAGGAATCGGATCCGCGTCTTTACGCCGCGTCACTGGCGCGCCTGTTCAAGGACAAGGACGTGCACGCCATGCTGCGCCGGCATGGCCGCACCCGTTTCCGCCGCCAGTTCCGTCGTCCGGTACTGGCCGCCCGGTTGCTATCGATGCTGGAGCAGCTGGCATGAAACGCATCGCCATCGTGGTGCAGCGCTGGCACGACGAAGTTGTCGGCGGCTCGGAAGCATTGGCCTGGCATTATGCGGAACTGTTGGCCCCGCACTACGCGGTGGAGGTACTCACCAGCTGCGCGCGCGATTACCGCACCTGGGCCAACGAACTGCCGGCCGGAGAATCGCAGCACGACGGGATCACCCTGCGCCGGTTCCCGACCGCCTGGCCGCGGGGGCCCTGGTTCAACGACCTGCATCGACGCCTGCTCGCGGACTACGCGCGGCGCCAACCCGGCGCCGAAGGCCCCCTCGGCTGGCGGCCACAGCTGGCGGAAGAGTTCATCCGTGCGCAGGGCCCCTGGTGCCCCGGCCTGTACGACTGGCTCGATGCGGAACATGAGCGCTACGCCTGCGTGCTCTTTTGTACCTATCTTTACCCGACCACGCATTTTTCCCTGTCCGTTGTACCCCCGCGCAAGCAGGTGCTGATCCCCACGCTGCACGACGAACCGCCGGCCTACCTGCCCGTCTACGCCGCGGCAGCGCGCGCCTGCGGGCACCGGATCTGGCTGACCGACGCCGAGCGGCGGCTGGGGCGGCGGCTGTGGCAGGTCGACGAGGGTGACGTCGTCGGCATGGCGGTGGACACGCGGATCGCCGACGCCCGCAACCCGCACGCACGCGGCGAGACGTCCTACTTCCTCTACTGCGGACGTATCGACGAGGCCAAGGGCTGCGGTGAATTGATCGACGCGTTCCTGGCGCTGCGCCGGGAACGGCGCGAACCGGTGCAACTGTGGCTGACCGGCTCGGAGGGCATGCCCCTTCCCTCGCATCCGGATATCCGTTTTCTGGGGTTCGTCGATGCCGACAGCAAGTCCGCACTGATGGCCGGCGCGACGGCCTTCGTCATGCCCTCGGCGCTGGAGAGCTTTTCCATCGTTACGCTGGAGGCGATGGCGCAGACAGCGCCCGTCATCGTCAACGCCCGTTGCGATGTTCTTGCCGACCATGTGACCCGCTCGGGTGGCGGCATCACCTATTCATCCCGCAACGGCCTGGTGGACGCGATGCGCCAGGCACTGTCGCTGGACACGGACGCGCGGCAGGCGATGGGATCGAGCGGGCGTCGCTATGTGCTGGAACACTACGACCGCACGGCCGTCGCGCAACGCCTGCAAGCTGTGGTGGCGAGGGCCTGCGCGCAAGCGTGATCCGACGCGGGCGCTACGCACTGCGCAGCACCCGCGCCGGAACAGGACTACTTCTTCTTCGGTACGTAGATATCCGTCGCGGTACCTTCGTAGACTTCCGCCGCCATGCCGACCGATTCACTCAGGGTCGGATGCGGGTGGATGGTCAGGCCGATATCCGCGGCTTCGCAGCCCATCTCGATGGCCAGGGCCACTTCGGCAATCAGGTCGCCGGCATTGGGTGCGGTGATGCCCGCACCCAGCACCCGATGGGTGTGCTCGTCGAAGATCAGCTTGGTGAAGCCTTCGGTGCGTCCGATACCAATGGCGCGCCCCGAGGCGGCATGCGGGAACTTGCCGACGCCGTAGGCGATGCCCTGCTTCTTTGCATCCGCTTCCGTCAGGCCCACCCACGACACTTCCGGATCCGTGTAGGCCACGCTGGGAATGACGCGGGCGACGAATTCGCTCTTCATCCCCGCCGCCACTTCCGCGGCCACGCGCGCTTCGTGCGTGGCCTTGTGTGCCAGCATCGGATTACCGACGAGATCGCCGATCGCGAAGATGTGCGGCACGTTGGTGCGCATCTGGCGGTCGACCGGAATAAAGCCGCGGTCGGTCACCTGCACGCCGGCTTTCTGCGCGTCGACCTTGCCGCCGTTGGGCGAACGGCCGACGGCGACCAGCACGCGATCGTACAGCGTCGGCTCCGGCGCCTTTTCGCCCTCGAAGGTGGCGAGAAGGCCTTCGGGCCTGGCTTCGATACGGGCCACCTTGGTCTTGAGGTGAATGCCGGCATAGCGCTTGGACAACCGCTGCTGCAGCGGACGCACCAGATCCGGGTCAGCGCCCGGCATGAGCTGGTCGAGCAGTTCCACCACCGTCACCCTGGAACCGAGCGCGTCGTACACGCAGGCCATTTCCAGGCCGATGATGCCGCCGCCGACCACCAGGAGGTTCTTGGGAATCTCGGCCAGCTCCAGGGCGTCGGTGGAATCCATCATGCGCGCATCGTCCCAGGGAAAGCCCGGGAGCTTCACCGCCTGCGAACCGGCCGCAATGATGGCGTTGTCAAAGCGCACGAGCTTCTTGCCGTCTTCGCCTTCGACTTCGATCTCGTTGGGCGATACGAAGCGGCCGGTGCCGCGCACGACGGTCACCTTGCGCTGCTTGGCCATGCCGGCGAGACCGCCGGTGAGCTGGCCGACGACCTGTTCCTTGTGGCTGCGCAGCTTGTCCAGATCCACCTGCGGTTCGCCGAAGGTGATGCCGTGACTGGCAAACTGGCGCGCCTCGTCGATGACACGCGCCGCGTGCAACAGCGCCTTGGAAGGAATGCAGCCGACATTGAGACAGACGCCGCCGAGCGTGGCATAGCGCTCGATCA
This genomic stretch from Tahibacter amnicola harbors:
- a CDS encoding glycosyltransferase; this translates as MQDLSADGDFLDRYGDARRNILMLGRVAPNKGHIALLDAFACYRREYDADARLLIVGKQDRRLAAYTRHLFSHTQALGISSHVHFLDNIDDARLKACWLVADALLMMSEHEGFCVPLVEAMAFGVPVVARATSAIPDTLGDAGLLWQESDPRLYAASLARLFKDKDVHAMLRRHGRTRFRRQFRRPVLAARLLSMLEQLA
- a CDS encoding glycosyltransferase family 4 protein; its protein translation is MKRIAIVVQRWHDEVVGGSEALAWHYAELLAPHYAVEVLTSCARDYRTWANELPAGESQHDGITLRRFPTAWPRGPWFNDLHRRLLADYARRQPGAEGPLGWRPQLAEEFIRAQGPWCPGLYDWLDAEHERYACVLFCTYLYPTTHFSLSVVPPRKQVLIPTLHDEPPAYLPVYAAAARACGHRIWLTDAERRLGRRLWQVDEGDVVGMAVDTRIADARNPHARGETSYFLYCGRIDEAKGCGELIDAFLALRRERREPVQLWLTGSEGMPLPSHPDIRFLGFVDADSKSALMAGATAFVMPSALESFSIVTLEAMAQTAPVIVNARCDVLADHVTRSGGGITYSSRNGLVDAMRQALSLDTDARQAMGSSGRRYVLEHYDRTAVAQRLQAVVARACAQA
- the lpdA gene encoding dihydrolipoyl dehydrogenase: MATTEVKVPDIGGVTVPVIEILVKAGDTVKKEQGLVTLESDKATMEVPSSAAGVVKEIRVKLGDEVSEGAVVVVLETEGAAASKPSPAPPAAAPAQAAAATPASSTPPAVAPKVTAAPSSGRKADVECQVCVLGAGPGGYTAAFRAADLGQSVVLIERYATLGGVCLNVGCIPSKALLHAARVIDEARQFASHGITFGEPQVDLDKLRSHKEQVVGQLTGGLAGMAKQRKVTVVRGTGRFVSPNEIEVEGEDGKKLVRFDNAIIAAGSQAVKLPGFPWDDARMMDSTDALELAEIPKNLLVVGGGIIGLEMACVYDALGSRVTVVELLDQLMPGADPDLVRPLQQRLSKRYAGIHLKTKVARIEARPEGLLATFEGEKAPEPTLYDRVLVAVGRSPNGGKVDAQKAGVQVTDRGFIPVDRQMRTNVPHIFAIGDLVGNPMLAHKATHEARVAAEVAAGMKSEFVARVIPSVAYTDPEVSWVGLTEADAKKQGIAYGVGKFPHAASGRAIGIGRTEGFTKLIFDEHTHRVLGAGITAPNAGDLIAEVALAIEMGCEAADIGLTIHPHPTLSESVGMAAEVYEGTATDIYVPKKK